The Phaeobacter gallaeciensis DSM 26640 genomic sequence TCAGCCGCACCGCCAGTTCGGTGACATAGCAGGTCGCAGTGGCTGGTTTCACAATGGCCGGAACACCGGCAAGCAGGGTCGGAGCCAGTTTTTCCAACATCCCCCAGACAGGGAAGTTGAAGGCGTTGATATGCACCGCAACCCCTTGCAGCGGCGTGCAGATGTGCTGGCCGAGGAAGGTGCCGTTGCGGCTAAGCTGCTCAACATCGCCGTCCAGATAGACATGGGCATCCGGCATCTCGCGCCGTCCCTTGGAAGCAAAAACGAACATAGTGCCAATGCCGCCGTCGATGTCGATCATATGGTCGGACTGGGTGGCCCCGGTGTCGAACGACAGATCATAAAGCGCTTGTTTGTGCTGGTTCAGATGGCCCGCCAGCGCCTTCAGCATCCGGGCGCGGTCATGGAAGGTCAGCTTGCGTAAGGAGGGGCCGCCCACCGTGCGGGCATAATCCAGCATCCCCTGCACATCCAGCGCGTCATTGCCCGCCTGCGCAAGCGGGGCACCTGTGATTGCGCTGTTAATGCTGCGCGCGCCCGCACCCGGTTCAATCCACTGGCCAGCGGCAAAACTGGAAACATCAAGAAGGCTCATGGGCGGGTTCCTTTGCGTCTGGACCGGGGACTGCACGGTCTGAATATGAGAAGTCGCAAATATATTGACCAACCGGTCGGTTTATGCAAGGTCTTTGTCAACAACTGCACGAGGGGAGGCGCTGCAATGTCTGAAACGCTGTTGGTGGAGGACCACGGGACATGGGTGGAAATCACCCTGAATCGTCCGGACCGATTGAACAGTTTCACCGAGGAGATGCACCATGCCCTGCGCGCAGCCCTTGAGGCGGCCCGTGATGGCGGTGCCCGTGCGGTGCTGCTTACCGGGGCGGGGCGTGGCTTCTGCGCCGGGCAGGATCTGGGCGACCGCGATCCGCGCAAGATGGACGGCCCGCCTGATCTGGGCCACACCGTCCGCACCTTTTATGCGCCGCTGGTGAACCTTATTCGCTCGCTTAACTTTCCGGTCGTTTGTGCCGTGAACGGTGTAGCAGCCGGGGCAGGGGCAAATCTGGCGCTGGCCTGTGATGTGGTTCTGGCGGCTGAGAGCGCCAAGTTCATCCAGTCGTTCTCCAAAGTTGGCCTGATCCCGGACACCGGCGGCAGCTGGCATCTGCCGCGTCTTCTAGGCGAGGCGCGCGCCAAAGGGCTGGCGCTGACGGCCGAGCCGCTGCCCGCCAAGACGGCTGAGGAATGGGGCCTGATCTGGAAGGCACTGCCGGACGCAGATCTGATGGTAGAGGCCCGGGCCATGGCGGAGAAATTTGCAAACGGACCAACTCTGGGTCTTGGCCTGACCAAACAGTGCATCCAACAGGCGGCGGTCAACACGCTGCCCGACCAGCTGGAGATCGAGGCAGACGCGATGAAAACCTGTGGTGAAAGCGCGGATTATGCCGAGGGCGTGGCCAGCTTCCTTGAGAAACGCGCGCCTGCGTTCAAGGGTAAGTGACCATGACACAGCCGATGACACCAAAGGACCGCGCCGAAAAATCCGCCGCCGCCATGTGGGCCGACGATCACGCCTCCAAATGGGCGGGGATGGAGATCACCCATGTGGACGAGGGTGAGGCCACGCTGGAGCTGACCGTGGCCCAGCATCATTGCAATGGTCACGGCATCTGCCACGGCGGCGTGACCTTCATGCTGGCCGACAGCGCCTTTGCCTTTGCCTGCAACAGCCGCAACCAGTCGACCGTGGCGCAGCATAACGTGATCAGCTTCACTGCACCGGGACGTCTTGGTGACAGGCTGATTGCCATGGCCCGCGAGGTCTCCCTGACCGGACGCAGCGGTATCTATGACGTGACAGTGACCAATCAGGACAGCCAACAGATCGCAGAATTCCGGGGGTTTTCCCGCGCGATCAAAGGCCAGTTGTTCGACGAATAAGGCGTGGAGGATGCCATGGAAGACCTGAGCCCCAAGAAGGGTGAATTGGACCCGATCGAGATCGCTTCGATTGACGAGATCCGCAGCTTGCAGCTGGACCGGCTGAAGTGGTCGCTGCGCCATGCCTATGACAATGTGCCGATGTACAGGCAGCGCTTTGACGATGCGGGGGTACATCCCGATGACCTGCAACAGCTGTCCGATCTGGCCAAGTTCCCCTTCACCTATAAAAACGACCTGCGGGACAACTATCCCTTTGGCCTGTTCGCCGTACCGCGTGAACAGATCATCCGGCTGCATGCCTCATCCGGCACCACTGGCAAGCCGACTGTGGTGGGCTACACGGAAAATGATATCAGCAACTGG encodes the following:
- the paaI gene encoding hydroxyphenylacetyl-CoA thioesterase PaaI, with the translated sequence MTPKDRAEKSAAAMWADDHASKWAGMEITHVDEGEATLELTVAQHHCNGHGICHGGVTFMLADSAFAFACNSRNQSTVAQHNVISFTAPGRLGDRLIAMAREVSLTGRSGIYDVTVTNQDSQQIAEFRGFSRAIKGQLFDE
- the paaG gene encoding 2-(1,2-epoxy-1,2-dihydrophenyl)acetyl-CoA isomerase PaaG; translated protein: MSETLLVEDHGTWVEITLNRPDRLNSFTEEMHHALRAALEAARDGGARAVLLTGAGRGFCAGQDLGDRDPRKMDGPPDLGHTVRTFYAPLVNLIRSLNFPVVCAVNGVAAGAGANLALACDVVLAAESAKFIQSFSKVGLIPDTGGSWHLPRLLGEARAKGLALTAEPLPAKTAEEWGLIWKALPDADLMVEARAMAEKFANGPTLGLGLTKQCIQQAAVNTLPDQLEIEADAMKTCGESADYAEGVASFLEKRAPAFKGK